In Paenibacillus sp. FSL M7-0420, a single genomic region encodes these proteins:
- a CDS encoding IS4 family transposase: MNAYANSLKDRLTSLIREMAAAPAPYVRNPGKDFTRTKKLPFEMVMQTLIFMGGNSLYKELLESQGYDVNTATSSAFVQQRNKILPSAVESLFHTFTASHTEFKDYRGYRLLAIDGSDLHIATDPADPLTYSQSQPHSKGFNLLHLNAAYDLCNRLYVDAILQPRKLRNEGRALSTMVDRSPIQGNVIVLADRGLESYNTFAHLERKGWKYVIRVKDLHSNGILSGLHLTFEGAFDQEIHLTLTKKRTKAFRDHPEIYKILPATSSFDFLDMQKNLFYPISFRVVRFLLPSGDYETVITNLPAAEFSPDELRELYHLRWGIETSFRALKYTIGLTHFHAKKQESITQEIFARMILYNFAEMITSHVVISQKDKRHLYQVNFTVAVHVCRHFLRSKGDGPPPDVEALIRKNMLPIRLTRPGQRNTRRIRSKSAISFVYRVA; encoded by the coding sequence ATGAATGCTTATGCAAATTCGCTGAAAGACAGACTGACATCTCTCATCCGTGAGATGGCGGCTGCCCCCGCGCCTTACGTCAGAAACCCGGGAAAGGATTTTACCCGAACGAAAAAACTACCCTTTGAAATGGTTATGCAAACCCTGATCTTTATGGGCGGCAACAGCCTCTATAAGGAACTGTTGGAATCGCAGGGCTATGACGTTAACACCGCAACTTCTTCTGCTTTTGTTCAGCAAAGAAATAAAATTTTGCCGTCTGCGGTCGAATCTTTGTTTCACACCTTTACCGCGTCCCATACGGAATTCAAGGATTATCGAGGCTATCGATTATTGGCCATTGACGGTTCCGATCTGCATATTGCAACAGATCCTGCGGACCCGTTGACCTATTCTCAAAGTCAGCCCCACTCGAAAGGCTTTAACCTTCTGCACTTGAACGCTGCTTATGACCTCTGTAACCGGCTTTACGTGGACGCCATCCTTCAACCTCGAAAGCTGCGCAACGAAGGAAGGGCGCTGTCCACGATGGTGGATCGGTCCCCTATTCAGGGGAACGTCATTGTGTTGGCGGATCGAGGATTGGAAAGCTACAATACGTTCGCGCATCTGGAACGGAAAGGATGGAAGTACGTCATACGGGTCAAGGATTTGCATTCGAATGGCATTCTTTCGGGCTTGCACTTGACCTTTGAAGGGGCGTTTGATCAGGAGATTCACCTGACGCTGACTAAAAAACGAACGAAAGCGTTCAGGGATCACCCCGAAATCTATAAAATTCTTCCGGCCACCTCTAGCTTTGATTTTCTGGACATGCAAAAGAACCTGTTTTACCCGATTTCCTTTCGGGTGGTTCGTTTCCTCCTGCCCAGTGGCGATTATGAAACCGTCATTACCAATCTACCGGCTGCTGAATTCTCACCGGATGAACTCCGGGAACTGTATCACCTGCGATGGGGGATTGAGACCTCTTTCCGGGCCTTAAAATACACCATCGGTCTGACCCATTTTCACGCAAAGAAGCAAGAGTCCATTACCCAAGAGATATTCGCAAGAATGATCCTCTACAATTTCGCTGAAATGATTACCTCGCACGTAGTCATTTCCCAAAAGGATAAACGGCACCTCTACCAAGTCAACTTCACGGTGGCCGTTCACGTCTGTAGACATTTCCTGCGCTCCAAGGGCGATGGACCCCCGCCTGATGTGGAAGCTTTGATTCGCAAAAATATGTTGCCGATTCGTCTCACCCGTCCTGGGCAAAGGAATACACGCAGAATACGTAGCAAATCCGCCATTAGCTTCGTCTACAGAGTAGCATAA
- a CDS encoding ABC transporter permease subunit, which yields MRSQCMRSNSFRKFLYISPFMLLLAVFAYYPLYGWVYAFFDYTPPIPLSQSEFVGFKWFHSLVENQVKIDQLMQVIWNTFGISGLGILFSWLPMIFAIFLTEIKAVRFRKFIQTVTTLPNFISWVLVYSLAFSMFSSEGMVNGFLHMTGLTDSPTMFLQSSEHVWWTMWAWATWKTLGWSAILYIAAIMGIDESLYEAAYVDGATRMQVIRHVVLPSMMPTYFVLLMLQIASFLNNGLEQYFVFQNAFNKDTIQVLDLYVYNLAMGGGSYSVSVAISMLKSVISVVLLFSVNGLSKMLRGEGIV from the coding sequence ATGCGCAGCCAGTGCATGAGAAGCAATTCGTTCCGGAAATTCCTGTACATCTCTCCCTTTATGCTTTTACTCGCTGTCTTTGCGTACTATCCGCTCTATGGATGGGTATATGCATTTTTTGACTACACCCCGCCTATCCCATTGTCACAATCCGAGTTTGTCGGCTTCAAATGGTTCCATTCCCTGGTTGAGAATCAGGTCAAGATCGATCAGCTGATGCAGGTCATCTGGAATACCTTCGGCATCAGCGGACTGGGTATCCTCTTTTCCTGGCTCCCGATGATCTTCGCCATCTTCCTGACCGAGATCAAGGCGGTACGTTTCCGCAAATTCATCCAGACGGTCACCACGCTGCCGAACTTTATCAGTTGGGTGCTGGTGTACTCCCTCGCCTTCTCCATGTTCTCCAGTGAGGGGATGGTCAACGGCTTCCTGCATATGACCGGGCTGACCGATTCACCTACAATGTTCCTGCAGAGCTCAGAGCATGTCTGGTGGACCATGTGGGCCTGGGCTACCTGGAAGACACTCGGCTGGTCTGCCATTCTGTACATCGCGGCCATCATGGGCATCGACGAATCGCTGTATGAAGCGGCTTATGTGGATGGGGCTACCCGGATGCAGGTGATCCGCCATGTCGTATTGCCAAGCATGATGCCAACCTACTTCGTCCTCCTGATGCTCCAGATTGCAAGCTTCCTGAATAACGGATTGGAGCAATATTTCGTCTTCCAAAATGCGTTTAACAAGGACACTATTCAGGTTCTTGATCTATATGTGTATAACCTCGCCATGGGCGGCGGCAGCTATTCCGTCTCCGTTGCGATCAGTATGCTGAAGAGTGTAATCAGCGTGGTGCTTCTCTTTTCGGTGAACGGGCTGTCCAAAATGCTGAGAGGAGAGGGCATTGTATGA
- a CDS encoding GNAT family N-acetyltransferase, whose protein sequence is MNEEYMKTPENFNNVHAFLRKMVTLTGKLQTWEFVRFEFWECYEAAKSPDPSFKQNNAHLWKNEAGEITGLFISESGGGFFSLIVHPDYPYLADEMVAWTRNVWGKGRKKLNTDCYPYGQEVQALLDQGFVQDSHIGNTRRYDLAHTEYTFNLEEGFYIRCMAEGADEESKGELIEHIFSPSDSGPVKVEYWRKTLPSYLAELDFSVVDDKGRHIAFCFGFVDQDNGIAVIETIGTRPDYRQRGFGKAVVTACFLRLKEQGVTTAYITGFSAEANALYQSLQPVEITPMHSYVYED, encoded by the coding sequence ATGAATGAAGAGTACATGAAGACCCCGGAGAATTTCAACAACGTTCATGCCTTTTTGAGAAAAATGGTAACTTTGACGGGAAAGCTTCAGACCTGGGAGTTCGTCAGATTCGAGTTTTGGGAGTGTTATGAAGCCGCTAAAAGCCCAGACCCGAGCTTCAAGCAAAATAATGCACACCTATGGAAGAATGAAGCCGGTGAGATAACAGGCCTTTTCATTTCCGAATCCGGAGGCGGTTTCTTCAGCTTAATCGTTCATCCGGATTACCCGTATCTGGCGGACGAGATGGTCGCATGGACCCGGAATGTATGGGGCAAGGGGAGAAAGAAGCTTAACACGGATTGCTATCCCTATGGTCAGGAGGTTCAGGCATTATTGGATCAAGGTTTTGTGCAAGATTCCCATATCGGGAATACCCGAAGATACGATCTTGCGCATACTGAGTACACTTTTAACCTGGAAGAAGGCTTCTACATCCGGTGCATGGCGGAAGGGGCAGACGAGGAATCGAAGGGCGAGTTGATTGAACATATCTTCTCTCCGTCTGATTCCGGCCCAGTCAAGGTAGAGTATTGGAGAAAAACTCTGCCGTCCTATCTTGCGGAGCTTGATTTCTCTGTGGTTGATGATAAGGGCCGGCATATTGCCTTCTGTTTCGGGTTCGTGGATCAGGATAACGGGATCGCGGTTATAGAGACGATTGGGACCCGCCCGGATTATCGGCAACGCGGCTTCGGCAAGGCGGTTGTTACAGCCTGCTTCTTGCGGCTGAAGGAGCAAGGTGTGACAACGGCATATATTACAGGGTTCTCTGCTGAGGCTAATGCTCTATATCAATCCCTGCAGCCGGTGGAGATTACTCCGATGCATTCGTATGTATACGAAGATTAA
- a CDS encoding helix-turn-helix transcriptional regulator, producing MLYRILCVERNAQVREIASYMAGSRLKNFIIHAHADYSSDVLRLIRSEGISLVLLNIRDAHTPGMRVCEQIRQGSSVPIILLGGSGDFGLARQALLYNVSDYLTDPVDPAELGGSLEAVRRVLAPAGRPAAAERDYAQFTIQKEPSSPCPIVSTIKQYVDEQLHHNITLKRISDSLNFNCAYLGQKFKQQEKMSFNEYLLRQRMEKAKLLLETTDMKIYEIADAVGYSEIDWFYKKFREYTGTSANEYRKQCFVIA from the coding sequence ATGTTGTACAGAATCTTATGTGTAGAGCGAAACGCCCAAGTGCGGGAGATCGCTTCTTATATGGCAGGGAGCAGACTTAAGAATTTCATCATTCATGCGCATGCTGATTATTCATCCGATGTTCTGCGGCTGATCCGCAGCGAGGGGATATCACTGGTTCTTCTGAATATCAGGGATGCCCATACGCCGGGCATGCGAGTCTGTGAGCAGATCAGGCAGGGAAGCTCCGTTCCGATTATTCTGCTCGGGGGCAGCGGAGATTTCGGGCTGGCGCGCCAAGCCTTACTCTATAATGTAAGCGATTACTTAACAGACCCGGTGGATCCGGCTGAGCTGGGCGGAAGTCTGGAGGCGGTTCGACGGGTGCTGGCTCCGGCCGGCAGACCGGCTGCTGCGGAGCGGGATTATGCTCAGTTCACCATTCAAAAAGAGCCGTCCTCCCCGTGCCCGATCGTCAGTACGATCAAGCAATACGTGGATGAGCAGCTCCATCATAATATTACACTCAAGCGGATTTCCGACTCCCTGAACTTCAACTGCGCCTATCTCGGACAGAAATTCAAGCAGCAGGAGAAGATGTCCTTCAACGAATATCTTCTGCGCCAGCGGATGGAGAAGGCCAAGCTGCTGCTGGAAACGACCGACATGAAGATCTATGAGATTGCAGACGCTGTCGGATATTCGGAAATCGACTGGTTCTACAAGAAATTCAGAGAATACACGGGAACCAGCGCCAATGAATACCGCAAGCAATGCTTCGTCATTGCCTGA
- a CDS encoding carbohydrate ABC transporter permease, translating to MSDNQTSLTPNTREIDITKKTVKMQVSATDKIISTIIYILFSLFAFICVYPFYSIIINTISANDLSAKGEIIFWPKGIHFQNYVDVFKIPGLGNAFMISLGRTVIGTLLTVGASAFLGFMFAQEDMWGKKFWYRFTIITMFFNAGIIPWYLTMRSLHLTDNFLAYILPSVVAPFFIILVKTFVEATPKELQQAASIDGAGIFTIFYKVILPISKPILATVAIFSAVNQWNSFQDTLLLVTDSKLYSLQFILYNYINQASSLSTMVNLQNAGSTAMATLATKQTSTSIRMTVTIIVVAPILLVYPIFQRFFVKGIIIGAVKG from the coding sequence ATGAGTGACAACCAGACCAGTCTTACGCCAAACACCCGGGAGATCGACATCACCAAAAAAACGGTCAAAATGCAGGTCAGCGCTACCGATAAAATCATCTCTACTATTATCTATATCCTGTTCTCACTGTTCGCCTTCATCTGCGTTTACCCGTTCTACTCGATCATTATCAATACGATCAGCGCGAACGACCTAAGCGCTAAAGGCGAAATTATTTTCTGGCCTAAGGGGATTCATTTCCAGAACTATGTCGATGTATTCAAAATCCCGGGTCTGGGCAATGCGTTCATGATTTCCCTCGGCAGAACCGTGATCGGTACGTTACTGACGGTCGGCGCTTCGGCCTTCCTCGGATTCATGTTCGCTCAGGAGGATATGTGGGGCAAGAAATTCTGGTACCGCTTCACCATCATCACAATGTTCTTCAACGCCGGGATCATCCCCTGGTATCTGACCATGAGATCGCTGCATCTGACGGACAACTTCCTGGCTTATATTCTTCCGTCCGTTGTTGCTCCTTTCTTCATTATCCTGGTCAAAACCTTCGTGGAGGCAACACCGAAGGAGCTTCAGCAGGCGGCCAGCATTGACGGTGCAGGAATCTTCACGATTTTCTACAAAGTCATTCTGCCGATCAGCAAGCCGATCCTTGCAACCGTTGCCATTTTCTCGGCAGTCAACCAGTGGAACTCCTTCCAAGATACGCTCCTGCTGGTGACGGACAGCAAGCTCTACAGCCTGCAGTTCATTCTGTATAACTACATCAACCAGGCGAGCTCCTTGTCCACCATGGTCAACCTGCAGAATGCCGGATCCACGGCGATGGCTACTCTGGCGACCAAGCAGACCTCGACCTCCATCCGCATGACTGTAACCATTATCGTAGTCGCACCGATCCTGCTGGTATATCCGATCTTCCAGAGATTTTTTGTCAAAGGAATTATAATTGGTGCCGTCAAGGGCTAA
- a CDS encoding alpha/beta hydrolase: MNQQKYTTQAAGYDQEKAGIERGKITMIEYPSATVGTTRKARVYTPPGYSSREKYNVLYLLHGIGGDEDEWFTHGTPQIILDNLYADHKLKPMIVVLPNGRAMQNDRAEGDIFAPDKLEAFATFESDLLNDLIPYIEANYSVLTDREHRALAGLSMGGGQSLNMGLNNLDRFAWVGAFSAAPNTKEPELLVPDPQKVADALNLLWLSCGDRDNLKYVSDRTHAYFLEHNVPHIWVEEQGDHDWPVWKNGLYQFAQLIF; encoded by the coding sequence ATGAACCAACAGAAGTATACAACACAAGCAGCGGGATATGATCAGGAGAAAGCAGGGATTGAGCGTGGTAAGATCACGATGATTGAATATCCATCTGCAACAGTGGGCACCACCCGGAAGGCAAGAGTATACACACCGCCCGGTTATTCCAGCAGAGAGAAATATAATGTCTTGTACCTGCTGCACGGCATCGGCGGGGATGAGGACGAATGGTTCACCCACGGCACTCCGCAGATTATTCTCGACAATCTGTATGCCGATCACAAGCTGAAGCCGATGATTGTTGTGTTGCCGAACGGCCGGGCGATGCAGAATGACCGGGCGGAGGGCGACATTTTCGCGCCTGACAAGTTGGAAGCCTTTGCAACCTTTGAGTCTGATCTGCTGAACGATCTGATCCCTTATATCGAAGCGAATTATTCCGTGCTGACGGACCGGGAGCACCGTGCGCTGGCCGGCTTATCCATGGGCGGAGGGCAATCGCTCAATATGGGTCTGAACAACCTGGACCGCTTCGCCTGGGTAGGGGCCTTCTCTGCGGCACCTAACACGAAGGAGCCAGAGCTGCTGGTACCTGATCCGCAGAAGGTAGCGGACGCGCTTAACCTGCTCTGGTTATCCTGCGGAGACCGGGACAATCTCAAGTATGTCAGCGACCGCACCCATGCCTACTTCCTGGAGCATAACGTGCCGCATATCTGGGTGGAAGAGCAGGGCGACCATGACTGGCCGGTCTGGAAGAACGGGCTGTATCAGTTTGCGCAGCTTATTTTTTAA
- a CDS encoding ABC transporter substrate-binding protein: MRAKKVMSVFISMLLLAATTACGGAGNGGNAGGGASAQPAAATETPAAEATAEATPTAEPSNATPEKDFDMGGRTIKIVSWWDMTIPEDNPDNIQRSKNLKELMAKHNFKVEYVALDFGEYQKKVVASLVAGEPLGDIVRMGKGYMIPVLTKQDMFWPVDEYTKNENAFNQRMTTEFSQYEGRGYGFSENAGNLISGIFYNRTLMKKLGMKPLQEYVNEDNWNWETFTQVAKEANKDTDNNGKFDVWGLASGGFLEMALASNETDLTVDDKQNLDDPKLLEVFKFIAKLGAEKVARPTEGGDWQEPAQFFRQGNTLMYAGADYEANGFKTDMKDYDIGFVPFPKGPNATEYHSVESNVQFLTIPKKAENPDQLLYIWEKINDIESIYDYPKQASLESTYDNEDDINNAKLVEGGMLLTNHNTFSTMPYYEMIDELKKGTSASTVIQKYKAKVQASVDAVYKK, translated from the coding sequence ATGCGGGCAAAAAAAGTAATGTCAGTATTCATTAGTATGTTGTTATTAGCGGCAACGACGGCATGTGGAGGAGCGGGGAACGGCGGAAACGCCGGCGGGGGAGCGTCAGCCCAGCCGGCAGCGGCTACGGAGACTCCGGCAGCTGAAGCCACTGCGGAAGCTACGCCCACTGCGGAGCCGAGCAATGCTACACCAGAAAAAGACTTCGATATGGGCGGCCGAACGATCAAGATTGTGTCCTGGTGGGATATGACGATTCCTGAGGACAATCCTGACAATATCCAGCGCTCGAAGAATCTGAAGGAATTGATGGCCAAGCATAATTTCAAGGTTGAATATGTAGCGCTGGACTTCGGTGAATACCAGAAGAAGGTAGTGGCTTCACTGGTCGCCGGTGAACCGCTTGGCGATATTGTCAGAATGGGCAAGGGCTATATGATTCCGGTGCTGACCAAGCAGGATATGTTCTGGCCGGTTGACGAGTATACCAAGAATGAGAATGCCTTCAATCAGCGGATGACTACAGAATTCTCACAATATGAGGGCCGGGGCTATGGCTTCTCGGAGAATGCGGGCAACCTGATCAGCGGGATATTCTATAACCGCACCCTGATGAAGAAGCTGGGCATGAAGCCGCTCCAGGAATATGTGAACGAGGATAACTGGAACTGGGAGACCTTCACCCAAGTCGCCAAAGAAGCGAACAAAGATACAGATAACAACGGTAAATTTGATGTTTGGGGCTTGGCCTCCGGGGGGTTCCTGGAAATGGCGCTGGCCTCCAACGAGACCGATCTGACCGTTGACGACAAACAGAATCTCGATGATCCGAAGCTGCTGGAGGTCTTCAAGTTCATCGCCAAGCTGGGTGCCGAGAAGGTAGCACGGCCGACAGAAGGCGGGGACTGGCAGGAACCGGCGCAGTTCTTCCGTCAGGGGAACACGCTGATGTATGCAGGAGCCGATTATGAGGCGAACGGCTTCAAGACGGATATGAAGGATTATGATATCGGCTTTGTTCCTTTTCCAAAAGGGCCTAATGCTACCGAATACCACAGTGTGGAATCCAATGTCCAGTTCCTGACCATCCCGAAGAAGGCCGAGAATCCGGATCAGCTGCTGTATATCTGGGAGAAGATCAACGATATCGAGTCGATCTACGATTATCCGAAGCAGGCTTCCCTGGAGAGCACGTATGACAACGAGGACGATATCAACAACGCCAAGCTGGTCGAAGGCGGCATGCTGCTCACGAACCATAATACCTTCTCGACCATGCCTTACTACGAGATGATTGACGAACTCAAGAAGGGAACCTCGGCCTCTACTGTCATTCAGAAGTACAAGGCTAAGGTTCAGGCATCTGTAGACGCAGTTTACAAAAAATAA
- a CDS encoding extracellular solute-binding protein yields the protein MIHRLRGGVRLNIRIRNIAIILVVVLLAGTIWIFNSPGQPVHSDSPAVGKFTAAAQDAAEGSYEAYLKQHANAARPDREIRIEGESYSPGSGDVFEVKQQFEGLDGAAVITPESGTISWEVPVPESGLYNLRVHYYPVEGKSSSIERSLSINREVPFKGADTLLFDRVWGNREEVIKQDDRGNDLRPRQVEQPVWQSTVIADSEGFYEEPYAFYLEQGNQTLSLTALREPMAIDYIELFQDRTVRSYAEAKQQYETKGLQPVKEPYIEVQAEAASAKSSPTLYPLSDRSSPAVVPYAVSNLRINTIGGVNWKLPGQWIEWEIDVPEEGLYRIALKEKQNQLRGVYANRSLTIDGEYPFTEMKQIRFNYSPGWQMNVLGGEEPYLFHLTQGTHKLRLTVTLGDIAPLVRTVQSSVLTLNEMYRNILAITSNNPDKFRDYQLEKRIPEMTKVFREQAEIIRSVGEYLEQATGERSDKVSVLYSMVTQLEDMAKHPDTVAKRLVSFKTNVGGLGTWILSVREQPLTLDSLVVSAPDKPLPSAQATFFQKLKHELRAYGASYTEDYDSIGNVAKNQKAITVWISTGRDQAQVMKSMIDDTFTPDSGISVALRLVPPNILLPATLAGEGPDVAMQIGEDLPVNYAMRKASADLSQFADFKEVADRFRDSALTPYKYNGSVYGLPEQQIFPMLFYRKDILQELGLEPPTTWEEVYNVVSVLQRHNLEFYLPLEDTLNNATLVPNAAFTMLLYQNGGQLYTDDQKRSALNSETSMSEFNKWTQFYTNYKFPVKVDFPNRFRTGEIPIGIADYTIYNSLTVMAPEIRNLWEFTVVPGTKQADGTVNHSVASHTTGVMLLENAKDKDSSWEFMKWWTDKDTQVQYGREMEGLMGAAARYPTANIEALEELPWPVKDYKELESQWQWVKGNPQVPGGYFTGRHLDNAFRKVVNGNVNPREALSDYLIYINDEIQIKRKEFKLPY from the coding sequence ATGATCCATCGCTTAAGGGGAGGAGTACGATTGAATATTCGAATCAGGAACATAGCGATTATATTGGTTGTTGTCCTGCTGGCCGGGACGATCTGGATATTTAATTCCCCGGGGCAGCCTGTGCATTCCGACTCTCCCGCAGTAGGCAAGTTCACGGCAGCCGCGCAGGACGCCGCAGAGGGCAGCTATGAAGCCTATCTGAAGCAGCATGCGAACGCCGCACGCCCTGACCGGGAGATCCGCATCGAAGGGGAGAGCTATTCCCCAGGCAGCGGAGATGTCTTCGAGGTGAAGCAGCAATTCGAGGGGCTTGACGGAGCAGCAGTCATTACCCCGGAATCGGGAACCATCTCCTGGGAGGTGCCGGTTCCGGAATCCGGGCTGTATAACCTCCGGGTTCATTATTATCCGGTGGAAGGCAAGAGCTCGTCGATTGAGCGTTCCTTATCCATCAACCGGGAGGTGCCGTTCAAGGGAGCGGATACCCTGCTCTTCGACCGGGTCTGGGGGAACCGTGAGGAGGTCATTAAGCAGGATGACCGCGGCAACGATCTGCGCCCCAGACAGGTGGAGCAGCCGGTGTGGCAGTCCACAGTCATTGCAGACAGTGAAGGCTTCTATGAGGAGCCGTATGCCTTCTATCTGGAGCAGGGGAATCAGACTCTGTCGCTGACCGCGCTCCGTGAGCCGATGGCCATTGATTATATTGAGCTGTTCCAGGACCGGACAGTGCGCTCTTATGCAGAGGCTAAGCAACAGTATGAGACTAAGGGTCTTCAGCCGGTAAAGGAGCCTTATATCGAGGTCCAGGCCGAAGCGGCATCTGCCAAATCCTCGCCCACCTTATATCCGTTATCCGACCGCTCCAGCCCGGCAGTGGTTCCTTATGCCGTCTCGAATTTAAGGATCAACACCATCGGCGGGGTGAACTGGAAGCTTCCGGGGCAATGGATCGAATGGGAGATTGATGTCCCTGAAGAAGGTCTGTACCGGATAGCGCTCAAGGAGAAGCAGAATCAGCTCCGGGGCGTCTATGCCAACCGCAGCCTGACCATTGACGGTGAATATCCGTTCACCGAGATGAAGCAGATCCGCTTCAATTACTCTCCCGGCTGGCAGATGAATGTACTCGGCGGGGAAGAGCCTTATCTGTTCCATCTTACACAAGGGACGCACAAGCTGAGACTGACCGTGACCCTTGGCGATATCGCGCCGCTGGTCCGTACGGTCCAGTCCAGCGTCCTGACCTTGAATGAAATGTACCGCAATATTCTGGCGATTACCTCCAATAACCCGGATAAGTTCCGCGATTATCAGCTGGAGAAGCGGATACCGGAGATGACTAAGGTATTCCGGGAGCAGGCGGAGATTATCCGCAGTGTCGGCGAATATCTGGAGCAGGCAACCGGGGAACGCAGCGACAAGGTATCCGTGCTGTACTCGATGGTCACCCAGCTGGAGGATATGGCTAAGCATCCGGACACGGTAGCCAAACGGCTGGTCTCCTTCAAGACGAATGTCGGCGGTCTGGGGACCTGGATACTTAGCGTGCGGGAACAGCCGCTGACGCTGGATTCACTGGTGGTCTCGGCGCCGGATAAGCCGCTTCCGTCTGCGCAGGCGACCTTCTTCCAGAAGCTGAAGCATGAGCTGAGGGCTTATGGCGCCTCGTATACCGAAGACTATGACAGTATCGGCAATGTGGCGAAGAACCAGAAGGCGATTACGGTCTGGATTTCAACAGGCCGGGATCAGGCTCAAGTGATGAAGAGCATGATTGACGATACCTTTACGCCGGATTCGGGCATCTCCGTGGCACTGCGGCTGGTGCCTCCGAACATTCTGCTGCCGGCAACCCTGGCGGGCGAAGGGCCGGATGTAGCCATGCAGATCGGCGAGGATCTTCCAGTGAACTATGCGATGCGCAAAGCATCGGCCGATCTGTCGCAGTTCGCCGATTTCAAAGAAGTAGCTGACCGGTTCCGGGACAGTGCGCTCACGCCTTATAAGTACAACGGAAGCGTCTACGGGCTGCCTGAGCAGCAGATCTTCCCGATGCTCTTTTACCGGAAGGATATTCTGCAGGAGCTTGGCCTGGAGCCGCCTACCACGTGGGAAGAAGTCTACAATGTGGTCTCTGTTCTGCAGAGACACAATCTGGAGTTCTATCTGCCCCTGGAGGATACACTGAACAACGCGACGCTGGTGCCGAATGCGGCCTTCACCATGCTGCTCTACCAGAACGGCGGGCAGCTCTACACGGATGACCAGAAGCGAAGCGCCCTGAACTCGGAGACCTCCATGAGTGAATTTAACAAGTGGACCCAGTTCTATACCAATTACAAGTTCCCGGTGAAGGTGGACTTTCCGAACCGCTTCCGTACAGGCGAGATCCCGATCGGGATTGCAGATTATACCATCTATAACAGCCTGACGGTGATGGCGCCGGAAATCCGCAATTTGTGGGAATTCACGGTGGTGCCGGGAACGAAGCAGGCGGACGGCACGGTGAACCATAGCGTGGCCAGCCATACAACCGGCGTCATGCTGCTGGAGAATGCCAAGGACAAGGATTCGTCCTGGGAATTCATGAAGTGGTGGACAGACAAGGACACCCAGGTCCAGTACGGCCGGGAAATGGAAGGGCTGATGGGAGCGGCGGCACGTTATCCGACCGCCAACATCGAAGCGCTGGAGGAGCTGCCTTGGCCGGTGAAGGACTACAAGGAGCTGGAGAGCCAGTGGCAATGGGTGAAGGGGAACCCTCAGGTTCCGGGCGGCTACTTCACAGGCCGGCATCTGGACAATGCGTTCCGCAAGGTGGTCAACGGGAATGTGAATCCGCGTGAAGCCCTGTCGGATTATCTGATCTACATTAACGATGAAATTCAGATCAAACGGAAGGAATTCAAACTTCCGTATTAG